Below is a window of Oceanococcus sp. HetDA_MAG_MS8 DNA.
TCGGTAGCGACCACACCATAAGCGCCGCAGACCGCACTATTGCGGGCAGACCCCGGAATAAGGCGTGGCGAGCGCCCTTAGCTCGGCGCCCACCACAATGATTCAGGAGTGATTCAGTACCGACGCGCCTGAACGATGCCGCCCTAAGAGCTAGCCCAGGTGCGCAAAGCGCCCAAGCCTGGCTTGCCTCGCTGCCCAGCCTCGCGTTGAATTTTGTGCAGGGCGCGCTCTAAGGCGGCAATGGCCTCTTTGTTTCCTTCCCGGCGATATTCGGGCAGTCGTTGGGCGTAGTCATCGCATTGGCGTAGGAAGCGCTCGATGTCATAGCCTGTGAGCGTCGACAATTCGGCCTGCTCACCAATGCCCATGCGCACCACCATACTGGCATTCAGGCGCTGTTCCACCACGTCTTCGGGCACCAGCAGAGTGGGCTTACCCAGCCAAATAGCCTCGCTAATAAGTTGGTTGCCGGCAGTGCTCAAAACTCCGCGACAACCGGCCAAGTCGTCAACGAAGCCCCGCTGGCTAGGCGCACGAAAAGATAAGTTGTCATCATCACCGACCCGGCCGGTGCCATAGACATGCACCGGAATGTCCAACGCCCGCAGCGCCTGTTCGACGCCGGGAAGGAACTGGTGTGGCCCCTTGTTGAAGTAGGCCAGCAGGTAGTCCCCCTGATGGGGCCTAGCCTGAAGCACCATATCGCGCAGAATGGGCCCTACAGTTTGAACATTGCGATAACGAGTGGGGCAATCGTAGAAGCTCGATACGATGGCGTAGTCGGGAATACCCATCAAGGTGCGGTAGCCAAAGGCATCGCGCGCGGCTGCGAAGCGATCCGCCATGGGAAAGCTAGGCTTGCAATAAGCCATGATGCCAACATGATCCAAAGAAACGCGTGGTAAGCGCCGCTGGCGGGCCACCTTATGCGTCCAGGCTTCAGAGTCGGAGATCACCACATGCGGCTGGAACGCATCCCAATCCTTATGCAGCGCGGCGACACCCTCACCACCGAATAACACGTCGGCCATCGGCTTCACGTTGTCCAGAATCGTGCGCTGGGTATCAACGCGCCCATCCGCGCCGTAACGCCACGCGATGGTCGGAATTAAGGTGCAGTCGAATTGATCCTTCATCACGGCATAGGCATCAGGGCCGGCAAACACGCGGACCTGATGCCCTTGTTCTAGCAGGCTGGGAATAATTGCGCTGGAGCGCATGGCATGGCCGCGCCCATAACCCATAATTCCGTAAGCAATCCGCATGATCTGGCCCCTGCCGACTCTTGGTGAAATTGCAGCTTAGGCCATGAATTACAACGCTACGGTGACAACACTGTTGCGCTTTGGTGACAGCCGCAGATTGCTTTCAGGGTCCGGGCTGCCTACCATGCGCGTGGGGAGTCACTTCTACGTGGTACACGTTTTTCATGATCGCTGTTCGTCATTGTGTGGGCCTAGCATTGCTGAGCTCGGTATCGGTTGCTTCTGCGGGTTGGTTCGACTGGTTTAAGCCAGCCGAATGGGCTGGGGGTGTAGCGGGCCTTTTCGACTCAGATGGTGAGGGCGGGCGCGGACTCTATCTCGGTGGCTCGGCCGGCGTTATGCGTGCGGACTATGGGCTACAGCGGCGCTTGGGCGGCGTCGCAGACCGCGGCATCATTCCGGACGATGTGCTGTACATGGATGAGCCGGCCTACATGACCATCGCCACCTTACGTGGTGGATGGCAACCCTTTCGTTGGCTGGAAGCAGAGGTGGAGTGGGGCTTCGACGTCGATAAGGCCGAGGTCAGCGAAAATCCGCGCCAAGTCGCTGAGCTCGACAGCCTGACCTCGGTGATGCTGCGACCGCAATTACCATTAGGTGGAGCCAACCTCTTTTTAGAGCTTGGCTTTAACGATATCCGCATCAATACCCAATGTGGCACCAGCGATACCAATGCCGACGCGGATATTCGACGCGACCCGACTCTGGAAGCCAGCTGCCAAAGCTTTGAAGAGTCTAGCTTTGCTTACGGCGCCGGGGTGAGCTTTAAGCTGTCACAGCAAGCCAGCCTGCAGTTTGCGTGGCGGCAGATGTACGACGACGATTTCAACAACAACGGCGATAATGACAGCGTGACCGGTCTGAGCATCGGCGTCACTATGGCCTTTGGTGGCGGCAGCAGCGACGACTATTACGACTAAGCGGCGAAACGCCGCAGCCGGGAGCAACTATTTCGCAGTGCGCTTGGGTGCGCCTGAGCTTTGGCTTATGCACTCTGGTCTGGGCTGTCGGCGCCGGTGAGCGTGTCCTCTCTAGATTGTTCTTTCCAGAGCTTGGCGTACAGTCCCTGCTTGGCAAGCAGCGCCGGGTGATTCCCCTGCTCGACAACCTGCCCTTGATCCAGCACCACAATGTTGTCGGCGTCACGAATCGTCGATAGCCGGTGGGCGATGGCAATACAGGTACGATCTTGCATCGCTTCGCGTAGGGTCTGCATCACGCTGGCCTCGGCCTGCGAATCCAAGCTAGAGGTCGCCTCATCTAATATCAACAGCCGCGGGTTCTTCAGCAGTACACGGGCCAAGGCGATGCGCTGCTTTTCGCCACCAGACACTTTCATCCCCCGCTCGCCGACCAGGGTGTCAAGACCCTCAGGCGCTGCCTCCAGCAAGCTATCCAAAGCGGCCCCTTGAGCGGCTTCAGCGAGCTGCTCAGGGCTGGAATCAGGCCGACCATAGGCGATGTTGTGGGCAATGGTGTCGTTCAGCAAGACGGTATCCTGGGGGACAACACCAATGTTCGCGCGCAGAACCTGCAGTTGGTAGGCGCGCAGGTCCAAGCCATTCAAGCGTATTTGCCCAGCCTGGGGGTCATAAAAACGGAATAACAGCTTGGCCAAGGTGGACTTGCCACTGCCGCTGGGGCCGACGATGGCCGTGGTCGTACCTGGCTCCACGGCAATGGAGATGCCCTTAAGGATGGGCCGCGCCGGATCGTAAGCGTAGTGCAGTTCGTCAATGTCCACACGCGGTGGAGCCTGGAGCTGAAGGGTCACAGCATCTTGCGCATCCGCAATGGTTGGCGCGATGTCGAGCAGGCTGAACAAACGCTGTACAGCGACCAAGCTGGCCTTGATTTCCCGGTACACAAAACCGAGGAAATTGAGTGGGGTGAATAACGACACCAGATAGGCGTTCACCATCACGAAATCGCCGGCTGTTTGGCGTCCGTCCACGACGGCCATTCCGGCAAGGATCAACATGCACAATAGGGCGACGGCGATGATGAGGGCCTGCCCTGCGTTGAGCACTGCTAAGGAAATACGCGATGAGCGCATCGCGCCCTCCCAATCCTCAAGCTCACGGTCATAGCGTTTGAGCTCACGCTCTTCTGCACCAAAGTACTTTACTGTTTCAAA
It encodes the following:
- a CDS encoding outer membrane beta-barrel protein; this translates as MIAVRHCVGLALLSSVSVASAGWFDWFKPAEWAGGVAGLFDSDGEGGRGLYLGGSAGVMRADYGLQRRLGGVADRGIIPDDVLYMDEPAYMTIATLRGGWQPFRWLEAEVEWGFDVDKAEVSENPRQVAELDSLTSVMLRPQLPLGGANLFLELGFNDIRINTQCGTSDTNADADIRRDPTLEASCQSFEESSFAYGAGVSFKLSQQASLQFAWRQMYDDDFNNNGDNDSVTGLSIGVTMAFGGGSSDDYYD
- a CDS encoding ABC transporter ATP-binding protein/permease encodes the protein MRHSLEDPSSAGLNPEWRSALRLVPHLLQERSSVVLALVLLALAKAATLVTPWLLKLLVDGLSAYALNLALPLGIICAYAGLRLAGGWLGEWRDLVFARVTERTMRRVSVQVFAHLQSLDLEFHQSRQTGSLSRDIERGVSGIRFLLRFMLFNILPTLIEIAAVAVILVSAFGWLFGVVMLVAVLAYIAWTVAVTEWRTRHVRTSMRMDSQAHGRAVDALLNFETVKYFGAEERELKRYDRELEDWEGAMRSSRISLAVLNAGQALIIAVALLCMLILAGMAVVDGRQTAGDFVMVNAYLVSLFTPLNFLGFVYREIKASLVAVQRLFSLLDIAPTIADAQDAVTLQLQAPPRVDIDELHYAYDPARPILKGISIAVEPGTTTAIVGPSGSGKSTLAKLLFRFYDPQAGQIRLNGLDLRAYQLQVLRANIGVVPQDTVLLNDTIAHNIAYGRPDSSPEQLAEAAQGAALDSLLEAAPEGLDTLVGERGMKVSGGEKQRIALARVLLKNPRLLILDEATSSLDSQAEASVMQTLREAMQDRTCIAIAHRLSTIRDADNIVVLDQGQVVEQGNHPALLAKQGLYAKLWKEQSREDTLTGADSPDQSA